The DNA sequence TTTCGCTCAATTCAGCGCAACAGGTCTCCCGCACACCCCTGGGGTATGCGTGCAAAGCACCATTGCGAGAATCGAACGATTGTCCATGCCGCGAGGATAGCAAGCGAAGGTAGAAAGGCAAGCCCGCCGCGCCGGTCAAGGCGCGGGCGGAGATCAGGTCACCTGCCAGGCGATGTAGACGAGCGTGGCGGCGATCAGCCAGAGCGCAATGCGGCCGGAGCGCGTGTGTCTGGCCTCCGCCTTGCCGATCGCATGGGCGGTCTCCGCGTCGAAGCGCAGGCCGTTTTCGCTCATGGCCATGATCTCGCTCGAGAACTTTTCAGTGCGCGCGGCTATTTCGGGGGCGGCTTCTGCAAGCCTGAGCGCCGCGTGCAGGCCATCGCGAAGATCGCCGACGATACGCTTGGGCCCGAGATTGTCGCGAATCCACTTGCCGACGACCGGCTCGGACGCTTTCCACATGTTGAAGCGCGGATTGAGCGTGCGGGCCACACCTTCGACGACCACCATCGTCTTCTGCAGCATGACAAGCTCGGGACGGGTCTGCATGTCGAAGAGTTCAGTAACTTCGAACAGCAGGGTCAGGAGCTTTGCCATCGAGATGGTCTCGGCCGGCTGGCCGTGGATCGGCTCGCCGATCGCGCGGATTGCCTGGGCAAAGCTCGCGGCGTCGTGATGCGAGGGCACGTAACCCGCCTCGAAATGCACGTCGGCGACGCGCTGGTAGTCGCGGGTAATGAAACCGAATAGGATCTCGGCCAGGAACCGGCGCTCTTTCTTTCCGAGCCGGCCGACGATGCCCATGTCAACGGCGACGATATGGCCGGCGTCATCGACGAAGAGATTGCCCTGATGCATGTCGGCGTGGAAGAAGCCGTCGCGCAGCGTGTGGCGCAGGAAGGACTGGATCAGGGTTTCGGCGAGCTGGTTGAGGTCATGGCCGGCAGCCTTGAGCCCCTCGATATCCGACATCTTGACGCCGTCGATCCACTCCATGGTGACGACGTCGCGTCCGGTCCGTTCCCAGTCGACCTTCGGCACGCGAAAGCCGGAATCATCCTTGGTGTTCTCGCCGAGCTCGGAAAGCGCTGCTGCCTCCAACCGAAGATCCATTTCGATCTTGGTCGTCTGCTCCAGCGTCTTGGTGACTTCGACCGGCTTCAGCCGGCGCGTATAGGGCAGGAAGCGCTCCTGCATATGGCTGACAAGATACATCGCCTCGATGTCGGAGGCGAAGCGCTGGCGAACACCGGGGCGGATGACCTTGACCGCCACTTTCTCCGGCTTGCCGTCGCGCAGCACGATGGCCGGATGTACCTGGGCGATCGAGGCGGCGGCCATCGGCTCGGAAAACTCCTGGTAGAGGTCGTCGACTGTCCGGCCGAGCGAGCCCTCGATCGCGGCTTTCGCCTCGCTCTGAGGGAAGGTCGCCATGCTGTCCTGCAGCAGCGACAGGTCGGCGGCGAACTCCGCGCCGACGACGTCAGGCCGCGTCGCCAGGAACTGGCCGATCTTCACATAGGAAGGGCCGAGGCGGGCGACGGCGCGCGACAACCGGTCGCTGCGCTCCTCACCCGGTAC is a window from the Ensifer adhaerens genome containing:
- the ubiB gene encoding 2-polyprenylphenol 6-hydroxylase; the encoded protein is MSTPGAYVRLARIGWVLVREGVVSAVPTEHLPPFARFAQKAAGLLARRRVPGEERSDRLSRAVARLGPSYVKIGQFLATRPDVVGAEFAADLSLLQDSMATFPQSEAKAAIEGSLGRTVDDLYQEFSEPMAAASIAQVHPAIVLRDGKPEKVAVKVIRPGVRQRFASDIEAMYLVSHMQERFLPYTRRLKPVEVTKTLEQTTKIEMDLRLEAAALSELGENTKDDSGFRVPKVDWERTGRDVVTMEWIDGVKMSDIEGLKAAGHDLNQLAETLIQSFLRHTLRDGFFHADMHQGNLFVDDAGHIVAVDMGIVGRLGKKERRFLAEILFGFITRDYQRVADVHFEAGYVPSHHDAASFAQAIRAIGEPIHGQPAETISMAKLLTLLFEVTELFDMQTRPELVMLQKTMVVVEGVARTLNPRFNMWKASEPVVGKWIRDNLGPKRIVGDLRDGLHAALRLAEAAPEIAARTEKFSSEIMAMSENGLRFDAETAHAIGKAEARHTRSGRIALWLIAATLVYIAWQVT